Part of the Amyelois transitella isolate CPQ chromosome 15, ilAmyTran1.1, whole genome shotgun sequence genome, GTTGATCATCTGCTTCAGGTGCCACCAGCGGGCACAGCCGAACTAATGCTCTTCGTACGGGTCCTCTTGTGGTGTCAATGTCCGCTACTCTGCAGACTCCATCATTCCCAGGAAATAGTCGGGAGACTCTACCAAGTCTCCAGTTCATAGGTGGTATGTTGTCCTCTTGTATGAGTACCATGTCACCGATTTGTAGTTTATCGCAGTTAGTTTTCCACTTGCTTCTTTGTTGTAATTCAGAAATATACTCCCGTTGCCATTTGTTCCAAAAGTGCTGGCGGAGTTTCTCTAAGCGTTCATATCTTCTTAATGTGATCTCCTTGCAATCAAGCAAATTTGGAGAGGGCAGCGATACCAACGGTCTTCCAATAAGAAAGTGTCCAGGAGAAAGTGGGAGGAAATCGTTAGGAGAGGATGATAGAGGATACAAGGGACGGCTATTTAGTATGGCTTCAACTTGCGCAAACAATGTTGTTATCTCCTCAAATGTTAGGTGGCTGTTACCTAGTATACGTTTGATATGGTGTTTCGCGGATTTTATTCCGGCTTCAAAAATACCACCGAAGTGAGGAGCGTATGCCGGACTAAAAATgaacttaatattttcttgacTTGCAAACTCAACAATTGGTTCCGAATTTTGCTTTAAAAATTGACCGATTTCCTTGGCCGCAGCAACGAAATTTCGTCCGTTATCGGAAAATACTTCCACTGGCCTTCCTCTACGAGCTACGAATCTACGAAAAGCCATCAGAAAGGCATCTTTCGATAAGTCACTGACAGCCTCTAAGTGAACACATTTATAGCGTAAGCACACAAATAGGCAAAGGTAGCATTTAATGAGCTTACTACCGCGGCCTCGtcgatttaaaattaagaaggGTCCAGCTAGATCCATGCCCACAGATAAAAAAGGATGATCTGGAGTAATTCTTTGAATAGGAAGGTTTCCCATTTTAGGACTCAAAGTTTTGCCTGCAATACGTTTACAACGCACACAATTATTAACCACTCGTCTGGCTAAGCGTCTACCATTTATTGGCCAAACTCTTTCTCTTACCACAGCCAACAATAGCTGTGGACCAGCATGCATGTTACGAATATGTTCCTGTTCAAAgaataattttgtgaaatgaTGAGAGGAGTGGAGCAGAACTGGGTGTTTTTTCTCATAAGAATAGTCAGATGCATACAGTCTACCACCAACGCGGATTATGCAGTGATTATGATCAAGAAATGGCGATAGTGACAAAATCTTGCATTTATTGGGcaatggtttattttttaccaatgTATCATATTCAAGTTGAAATGACTCACGTTGTGCAAGGgcacataatatataaaatgaattatttaattcttctACACTTAAGCtaccaataaatttattttggggTTGCTGgacattgtaaataaaacgttTTACGAATGCAAATGTTCTTactaatttattcaatttagaaaaattctcaaatttgattattggatcagaaatattaataattgtattacACCTGACCTCAATGTCTGGCAAATCACAATTTTTGTAACCTTTTAACAAAGGCCATTGTGATTCAGGTTTAGATAAAAACTTTGGGCCTTTCCACCATAAATTCATTGACATTAGCTGATTCCCATTTACGCCACGGGAGATCAAGTCAGCCGGATTTTGATCAGTTGGAACATAGCGCCAGGACGAAGGTACAGTAAGTTCCGTTATTTCGATTATTCGATTAGCAacgaaagtttttaatttgttaggATCATTACGAATCCATGCTAGAACGATGCTTGAGTCACACCAGTGAATGATCCGTGACGGTGAGTATTTAAGTGCATCTGTTACTGATTTACACAGTCGCGCAGACAACAAAGCAGCACACAATTCGAGACGCGGCATCGTCGTGGGTTTCACTGGAGCTACTCTAGATTTTGCGCACAACAATCTTACGGTGACTGTACCGCTAGTGCTTATAGATCGCATGTATACGCATGCACCGTAAGCATGTTGTGAGGCATCGCTGAATGAATGCATTTCAATTTCTAGAGCATCATCACTCAAAGTTAATCTTGGTATATGTAAATTACGTAAACTAGGTACATTGTTCTGAAAGCTGTTCCAAGACATTTCTATGTCCTTTGGAACGGACTGATCCCAATCTATTTTGTTTAGCCATAGTTTTTGTAGCATTATCTTtggaataattataaatgggCTAAGGATCCCGAGTGGATCGAAAATTTTGAATgattgagataaaataaatcttttagtAACAACTGTATTTTGTGGAATATCAATAGTAGGAAAATGTAGGGTATCATTAACCGGGTTCCAGCCTAAACCTAGGGTACTAGTAGATTCGCTAAACATTAGACTTTCCTGCGAATTTAAACTAGAATTGATATCTTGAACTAGACTGGGCAGAttacttttgtattttcttaGGTTAAAACATCCAGAACTCAGTACATTagcaattttgttttgtatataatgtaattgaatttcattattacaaCCAGTTATCAAATCGTCGACGTAAAAGTCtgattgaattatatttttgatcaaTTCATCTTCACATTCTTCACCCAACTGATAGACACACCTAGTACTTAAATAACTCGCACTCGCTGTGCCGTAAGTTAGTGTATTTagtttcagtattttaatgAGATCAGATTCCTTTTCTCT contains:
- the LOC106136491 gene encoding uncharacterized protein LOC106136491; translated protein: MYRQVEVTEPDRDLQLILWREKESDLIKILKLNTLTYGTASASYLSTRCVYQLGEECEDELIKNIIQSDFYVDDLITGCNNEIQLHYIQNKIANVLSSGCFNLRKYKSNLPSLVQDINSSLNSQESLMFSESTSTLGLGWNPVNDTLHFPTIDIPQNTVVTKRFILSQSFKIFDPLGILSPFIIIPKIMLQKLWLNKIDWDQSVPKDIEMSWNSFQNNVPSLRNLHIPRLTLSDDALEIEMHSFSDASQHAYGACVYMRSISTSGTVTVRLLCAKSRVAPVKPTTMPRLELCAALLSARLCKSVTDALKYSPSRIIHWCDSSIVLAWIRNDPNKLKTFVANRIIEITELTVPSSWRYVPTDQNPADLISRGVNGNQLMSMNLWWKGPKFLSKPESQWPLLKGYKNCDLPDIEVRCNTIINISDPIIKFENFSKLNKLVRTFAFVKRFIYNVQQPQNKFIGSLSVEELNNSFYILCALAQRESFQLEYDTLVKNKPLPNKCKILSLSPFLDHNHCIIRVGGRLYASDYSYEKKHPVLLHSSHHFTKLFFEQEHIRNMHAGPQLLLAVVRERVWPINGRRLARRVVNNCVRCKRIAGKTLSPKMGNLPIQRITPDHPFLSVGMDLAGPFLILNRRGRGSKLIKCYLCLFVCLRYKCVHLEAVSDLSKDAFLMAFRRFVARRGRPVEVFSDNGRNFVAAAKEIGQFLKQNSEPIVEFASQENIKFIFSPAYAPHFGGIFEAGIKSAKHHIKRILGNSHLTFEEITTLFAQVEAILNSRPLYPLSSSPNDFLPLSPGHFLIGRPLVSLPSPNLLDCKEITLRRYERLEKLRQHFWNKWQREYISELQQRSKWKTNCDKLQIGDMVLIQEDNIPPMNWRLGRVSRLFPGNDGVCRVADIDTTRGPVRRALVRLCPLVAPEADDQLG